A window from Falco naumanni isolate bFalNau1 chromosome 3, bFalNau1.pat, whole genome shotgun sequence encodes these proteins:
- the MAF1 gene encoding repressor of RNA polymerase III transcription MAF1 homolog: protein MKLLENSSFEAINSQLTVETGDAHIIGRIESYSCKMAGDDKHMFKQFCQEGQPHVLEALSPPQTTGISPSRLSKSQSGDEEGPLSDKCSRKTLFYLIATLNESFRPDYDFSAAKSHEFSREPSLNWVVNAVNCSLFSAVREDFNALKPHLWDAVDEEICLSECDIYSYNPDLDSDPFGEDGSLWSFNYFFYNKRLKRIVFFTCRSISGYAYTRSEAGNELDMDLGEGDTENRDAGDTESGSIEEDRLQVICM from the exons ATGAAGCTGTTGGAGAACTCAAGTTTCGAAGCAATAAACTCCCAGCTGACAGTGGAGACGGGAGATGCTCACATCATCGGCAG GATTGAGAGCTACTCGTGCAAGATGGCTGGCGATGACAAACACATGTTCAAGCAGTTCTGCCAGGAGGGCCAGCCGCATGTCCTGGAGGCCCTGTCGCCTCCTCAGACCACGGGGATCAGCCCCAGCAG GCTCAGTAAAAGTCAGAGTGGCGATGAGGAGGGACCCCTGAGTGACAAGTGCAGCCGCAAGACCCTCTTCTACCTGATAGCGACACTCAACGAGTCCTTCCGCCCTGACTACGACTTCAGCGCTGCCAAGAGCCACGAGTTCAGCCGGGAGCCAAGCCTCAACTGG GTGGTGAACGCTGTCAACTGCAGCCTCTTCTCTGCGGTTCGGGAAGATTTCAATGCCCTGAAGCCACACCTGTGGGATGCTGTCGACGAGGAGATCTGTCTTTCGGAGTGTGACATCTACAG CTACAACCCTGACCTGGATTCGGACCCCTTTGGAGAGGATGGCAGCCTCTGGTCCTTCAACTACTTCTTTTACAACAAAAGACTGAAGAGGATTGTCTTTTTCACCTGTCGTTCCATCAG TGGGTATGCATACACGCGCTCGGAAGCTGGCAATGAGCTGGACATGGATCTTGGTGAAGGGGACACGGAGAACAGGGACGCTGGCGACACCGAGAGCGGCAGCATCGAGGAGGACAG GTTGCAAGTTATTTGCATGTGA
- the SHARPIN gene encoding sharpin isoform X2, producing the protein MSLSTARPPSAGTGARPLPPAGALGVLIGCRGQRRGERLSITNIAEFDLKDISYRVKSPTCHELALLTSLDEPMVFNFEEEREAQKWWTIVSSSLREVQKALESTLESYASFLSMSASGASASQDPDDAFCLELSKKEDLALNLAQAIEYGDEEAASQCAVALARQQATLSILWKETNYPTDHISMKVGVEDATSSASIIIRVRAHTTIGTLKQQVFHDYGFHPLVQRWIIGQCLCVDERTVSSYGIRRDGDIAFLYLLSAKMAELTEERYEEDQARIMLRSISSLTDTTEEQQNDNTLPSTSPKKDWESEASRKMDIGEISQHLDTLQINDLFSAQPAATSLPSPVQAGWSCPKCTFINKPTRPGCEMCSTDRPEDYVVPGSYKPDETELWRMQQEQEGILQYQQALEAERLKNFQQLLQLEEEVLVPNQEVLECRICYQQVPPGEGVLLRECLHNFCRECLRQVINYSEEPEVACPFRDDSYACSSHLQEREIRALVSPDEYRRFLERGLMLAERRSPNSFHCKTTDCRGWCIYEDSVNEFRCPVCQALNCLLCKAIHEGKNCRQYQDDLRLQAQNDSAARQTNDMLQTLVQIGEAMHCPTCFIIVQKKDGCDWIRCTVCQTEICWVTKGPRWGPGGPGDTSGGCRCNINGQRCHPRCQNCH; encoded by the exons ATGTCGCTCAGCACAGCGCGCCCGCCCTCCGCGGGAACAGGAGCGAGACCCCTCCCGCCGGCCGGAGCGCTCGGAGTTCTGATTGGTTGCCGCGGACAAAGACGGGGGGAGCGGCTGTCAATCACG AACATCGCCGAGTTCGACCTGAAGGATATCTCGTACAGGGTGAAGAGCCCCACCTGCCATGAGCTGGCGCTGCTCACCTCCTTGGATGAGCCCATGGTTTTTAACTTCGAGGAGGAGCGGGAGGCACAGAAGTGGTGGACGATCGTGAGCAGCTCTCTGCGGGAGGTGCAGAAAG CCTTGGAGAGCACGCTGGAGTCTTATGCCTCATTTCTGTCCATGTCTGCGAGCGGCGCCTCTGCGAGTCAGGATCCAGATGATGCTTTTTGTTTGGAGCTTTCCAAGAAAG agGACCTGGCACTGAACCTCGCCCAGGCAATCGAGTACGGAGATGAGGAGGCGGCCTCGCAGTGTGCCGTGGCCCTGGCTCGCCAGCAAGCCACGCTCAGTATCCTCTGGAAGGAGACCAACTACCCCACGGATCATATCAG catGAAGGTCGGCGTGGAGGATGCAACATCTTCTGCAAGCATCATCATCAGGGTCCGCGCTCACACTACAATAGGAACACTCAAGCAGCAG gTCTTCCACGATTATGGGTTCCACCCCTTGGTTCAGCGCTGGATCATCGGGCAGTGCCTGTGCGTGGATGAACGGACCGTCTCCTCCTACGGCATCCGCAGGGATGGCGACATTGCGTTCCTCTACCTGCTCTCGGCGAAGATGGCCGAGCTCACCGAGGAGCGCTACGAGGAGGACCAGGCGCGGATCATGCTCAGATCCATCTCCTCACTGACTGACACCACTGAGGAACAGCAAAACGACAACACCCTGCCCAGCACATCTCCAAAGAAAG ACTGGGAGAGCGAGGCCAGCAGGAAGATGGACATCGGTGAGATCAGCCAGCACTTGGACACGCTGCAGATCAACGACCTTTTCAgtgcccagcctgctgccacgAGCCTGCCCTCCCCAGTGCAG GCGGGCTGGTCGTGTCCAAAATGCACCTTCATCAACAAACCCACGCGGCCAGGCTGCGAGATGTGCAGCACAGACCGTCCCGAGGACTATGTGGTCCCTGGCAGCTACAAGCCAGACGAGACGGAGCTTTGGAggatgcagcaggagcaggaggggatCCTACAGTACCAGCAG GCGCTGGAGGCCGAGCGGCTGAAGaacttccagcagctgctgcagctggaggaggaggtgctggtGCCCAAccaggaggtgctggagtgCCGCATCTGCTACCAGCAGGTCCCCCCCGGCGAGGGGGTGCTGCTGCGCGAGTGCCTGCACAACTTCTGCAG GGAGTGCCTGCGCCAGGTGATCAACTACAGCGAGGAACCAGAGGTGGCCTGTCCCTTCCGTGACGACTCCTACgcctgcagcagccacctccaggagcGGGAGATCCGGGCG CTGGTGTCGCCGGACGAGTACCGGCGGTTCCTGGAGAGAGGCCTGATGCTGGCGGAGCGGCGCAGCCCCAACAGCTTCCACTGCAAGACCACCGACTGCCGCGGCTGGTGCATCTACGAGGATTCGGTGAACGAGTTCCGCTGCCCCGTCTGCCAGGCCCTCAACTGCCTGCTGTGCAAG GCCATCCATGAAGGGAAGAACTGCCGCCAGTACCAGGATGACCTGCGGCTCCAGGCGCAGAACGACTCGGCTGCCCGGCAGACCAACGACATGCTGCAG ACCCTGGTGCAGATTGGGGAGGCCATGCATTGCCCCACCTGCTTCATCATCGTCCAGAAGAAGGATGGCTGCGACTGGATCCGCTGCACCGTCTGCCAGACCGAGATCTGCTGGGTGACCAAGGGGCCGCGCTGGGGGCCCGGG GGTCCCGGGGACACCAGTGGTGGCTGTCGCTGCAACATCAACGGACAGAGGTGCCACCCCCGGTGCCAAAACTGCCACTGA
- the SHARPIN gene encoding sharpin isoform X1 produces the protein MALPGAPAPAPAAAPAPPPPPTVLMAVRAGLAQPPRLLSLPAAATLRLQLSVEPAAGGQRRFRLGLRHLEAGGGANIAEFDLKDISYRVKSPTCHELALLTSLDEPMVFNFEEEREAQKWWTIVSSSLREVQKALESTLESYASFLSMSASGASASQDPDDAFCLELSKKEDLALNLAQAIEYGDEEAASQCAVALARQQATLSILWKETNYPTDHISMKVGVEDATSSASIIIRVRAHTTIGTLKQQVFHDYGFHPLVQRWIIGQCLCVDERTVSSYGIRRDGDIAFLYLLSAKMAELTEERYEEDQARIMLRSISSLTDTTEEQQNDNTLPSTSPKKDWESEASRKMDIGEISQHLDTLQINDLFSAQPAATSLPSPVQAGWSCPKCTFINKPTRPGCEMCSTDRPEDYVVPGSYKPDETELWRMQQEQEGILQYQQALEAERLKNFQQLLQLEEEVLVPNQEVLECRICYQQVPPGEGVLLRECLHNFCRECLRQVINYSEEPEVACPFRDDSYACSSHLQEREIRALVSPDEYRRFLERGLMLAERRSPNSFHCKTTDCRGWCIYEDSVNEFRCPVCQALNCLLCKAIHEGKNCRQYQDDLRLQAQNDSAARQTNDMLQTLVQIGEAMHCPTCFIIVQKKDGCDWIRCTVCQTEICWVTKGPRWGPGGPGDTSGGCRCNINGQRCHPRCQNCH, from the exons ATGGCTCTGCCCGgtgcccccgccccggccccggccgcggccccggcgccgccgccgccgcccacCGTGCTGATGGCGGTGCGGGCGGGGCTggcgcagcccccccgcctcctgtcgctgcccgccgccgccacgCTCCGCCTGCAGCTCAGCGTCGAACcggcggccggcgggcagcgccgctTCCGCCTGGGCTTGCGGCACCTggaggcgggcggcggcgcg AACATCGCCGAGTTCGACCTGAAGGATATCTCGTACAGGGTGAAGAGCCCCACCTGCCATGAGCTGGCGCTGCTCACCTCCTTGGATGAGCCCATGGTTTTTAACTTCGAGGAGGAGCGGGAGGCACAGAAGTGGTGGACGATCGTGAGCAGCTCTCTGCGGGAGGTGCAGAAAG CCTTGGAGAGCACGCTGGAGTCTTATGCCTCATTTCTGTCCATGTCTGCGAGCGGCGCCTCTGCGAGTCAGGATCCAGATGATGCTTTTTGTTTGGAGCTTTCCAAGAAAG agGACCTGGCACTGAACCTCGCCCAGGCAATCGAGTACGGAGATGAGGAGGCGGCCTCGCAGTGTGCCGTGGCCCTGGCTCGCCAGCAAGCCACGCTCAGTATCCTCTGGAAGGAGACCAACTACCCCACGGATCATATCAG catGAAGGTCGGCGTGGAGGATGCAACATCTTCTGCAAGCATCATCATCAGGGTCCGCGCTCACACTACAATAGGAACACTCAAGCAGCAG gTCTTCCACGATTATGGGTTCCACCCCTTGGTTCAGCGCTGGATCATCGGGCAGTGCCTGTGCGTGGATGAACGGACCGTCTCCTCCTACGGCATCCGCAGGGATGGCGACATTGCGTTCCTCTACCTGCTCTCGGCGAAGATGGCCGAGCTCACCGAGGAGCGCTACGAGGAGGACCAGGCGCGGATCATGCTCAGATCCATCTCCTCACTGACTGACACCACTGAGGAACAGCAAAACGACAACACCCTGCCCAGCACATCTCCAAAGAAAG ACTGGGAGAGCGAGGCCAGCAGGAAGATGGACATCGGTGAGATCAGCCAGCACTTGGACACGCTGCAGATCAACGACCTTTTCAgtgcccagcctgctgccacgAGCCTGCCCTCCCCAGTGCAG GCGGGCTGGTCGTGTCCAAAATGCACCTTCATCAACAAACCCACGCGGCCAGGCTGCGAGATGTGCAGCACAGACCGTCCCGAGGACTATGTGGTCCCTGGCAGCTACAAGCCAGACGAGACGGAGCTTTGGAggatgcagcaggagcaggaggggatCCTACAGTACCAGCAG GCGCTGGAGGCCGAGCGGCTGAAGaacttccagcagctgctgcagctggaggaggaggtgctggtGCCCAAccaggaggtgctggagtgCCGCATCTGCTACCAGCAGGTCCCCCCCGGCGAGGGGGTGCTGCTGCGCGAGTGCCTGCACAACTTCTGCAG GGAGTGCCTGCGCCAGGTGATCAACTACAGCGAGGAACCAGAGGTGGCCTGTCCCTTCCGTGACGACTCCTACgcctgcagcagccacctccaggagcGGGAGATCCGGGCG CTGGTGTCGCCGGACGAGTACCGGCGGTTCCTGGAGAGAGGCCTGATGCTGGCGGAGCGGCGCAGCCCCAACAGCTTCCACTGCAAGACCACCGACTGCCGCGGCTGGTGCATCTACGAGGATTCGGTGAACGAGTTCCGCTGCCCCGTCTGCCAGGCCCTCAACTGCCTGCTGTGCAAG GCCATCCATGAAGGGAAGAACTGCCGCCAGTACCAGGATGACCTGCGGCTCCAGGCGCAGAACGACTCGGCTGCCCGGCAGACCAACGACATGCTGCAG ACCCTGGTGCAGATTGGGGAGGCCATGCATTGCCCCACCTGCTTCATCATCGTCCAGAAGAAGGATGGCTGCGACTGGATCCGCTGCACCGTCTGCCAGACCGAGATCTGCTGGGTGACCAAGGGGCCGCGCTGGGGGCCCGGG GGTCCCGGGGACACCAGTGGTGGCTGTCGCTGCAACATCAACGGACAGAGGTGCCACCCCCGGTGCCAAAACTGCCACTGA